The following proteins come from a genomic window of Mariniflexile sp. TRM1-10:
- a CDS encoding DUF6443 domain-containing protein: MKRILILLLFILPFYTMAQSDKNHIEQTAYQVKTTDGIHKAGTTTDLLPEDIIKTTNYFDGLGRAVQSVNQRAGGQNQDVITHIEYDQFGRQIKEFLPYATTSNGGLFRADALNSVKGFYNTQKYENTLNPYSERSLEASPLNRVLEQAAPGNDWMLTSSNSCYDPDSPYYNTNDCVDYRTYVNSISGGNGSCYYEDYYAYDEPFCVSFRNNNPLPPSPIGSGNNDHTIKFEYATNTNLDYVRQFGVSFPTGNTEFPQLVDEGLYPVNELHKTVTKDENWQLNQTYPNDHTTEEYKDKQGRVILKRTFNLGKWHDTYYVYDDYGNLTYVLPPKMSTYKSILQQNWIGQSYYFDDVPGLYVFGTAYNDISFYFSSNGTFSIGIYAEGNMIQLKDGLVMDLGFISPSLPDMNLGTMNFGNGNPAGSAYIQSGNLYFTSSGNYDSTSGDFWSNLSVNLLDHQNGFVPSIDQTQLDNLAYQYRYDVRNRIIEKKIPGKGKEYIVYDRLDRPILTQDANLKVQNKWLFTKYDAFGRVAYTGIKNTNKTRENLQTEAQDDIYSLYEFVMSTYNTHNQNSGIDFYYSSNTYPNSFDEILTLNYYDSYIDLPSGLSNTITNTFNIPSNTNTKGLPTVSKVKVLGTSYWITTVTYYDEKFNPMYVYSKNSYLGTTDIVESEFDFTGKVIRSKATHKKTGQIDLVTMDAFVYDHAGRLVSQKQNINNQGEELIAKNHYDELGQLVKKDVGHTELQPLQQVDYTYNIRGWLKTINDPTNLNQNGDLFSFGLNYNRPEGPSTTYNAPLYNGNISHAYWKTNNVDGGLKHYSYKYDALNRFTNAYFAENHVYNSKFNEYIYGYDRNGNIHGLYRSMQNPSNPNSSVSMDNLTYTYDNGNRLMEVKDSYGLTTNGKEGFKDGSLVTMPGPGDDYVYDANGNMVADRNKGITSIIYNHFNLPIMVSIDYDNVTAGSISYVYDATGVKLRKTVSDNGILGPHTYYAGNYVYEGSSLKFFNQPEGYVEPKNQNDLSQGFDYVYQYKDHLGNIRLSYSDSDNSGTITGENNFITVWEDGFESATGWDGTGASWGHALDAFDTTVKHSGNYSGRIDVHGDGSGYGSRSVHSLDWVPINNSVNTEYRISQWFFMEDIPQWSRARIELMLKEEGETAYTTSYEYDFLYEKGKWVFAEKTILVPPNIKYLNFRITYDYSNTTSGSIWYDDLKIERVEPTNNSEIVEENNYYPFGLKHEGYNFVTNSTNIALKRKFGGKEYQDELGLNWYDITARNYDPALGRWMNLDPLAEKMRRHSPYNFAFNNPVFFIDYDGMEPSGSIDPDDPIVYTGEGVAIGENIVNQLDEVCIGCGTTASGVADHAYMKSTEGGERFHGLIAEGTVQGEYGKINGHISAFNGGYNSTDGHIDASIHGITANGSMRFGTKDNNITIEGDGSFLKAEVVGDAKIHTNENGKLTGGELGGELGAYGAVGEVTPSVTIFGYNIGFTVGGSAGSAHVGGRAALVTGDDFEITLMGHAGFGAGLKGGFTITKTNQEISKKKKK, encoded by the coding sequence ATGAAAAGAATTTTAATACTACTATTGTTTATATTGCCATTCTACACCATGGCACAATCTGACAAAAATCATATAGAGCAGACCGCCTATCAGGTAAAAACTACCGATGGCATCCATAAGGCGGGGACGACAACTGATTTATTACCAGAAGATATAATAAAGACAACCAATTATTTTGATGGATTGGGTAGGGCGGTTCAATCGGTAAACCAAAGGGCCGGAGGTCAAAACCAAGATGTTATAACCCATATTGAATATGATCAATTTGGCAGGCAGATAAAAGAATTTTTGCCCTATGCTACGACATCCAATGGAGGGCTGTTCCGGGCAGATGCTTTAAATAGTGTAAAAGGATTTTACAATACCCAAAAGTATGAGAACACTTTAAACCCTTACTCTGAAAGAAGTTTGGAAGCCTCACCATTAAATAGGGTGTTGGAACAAGCCGCTCCAGGAAACGATTGGATGTTAACATCAAGTAATAGCTGTTATGATCCTGATTCCCCTTATTATAATACAAACGATTGTGTGGATTATAGAACCTATGTAAATAGTATTTCTGGAGGTAATGGGAGTTGTTACTATGAGGATTATTACGCATATGATGAACCTTTTTGCGTGTCGTTTAGAAATAACAATCCGTTGCCCCCATCTCCTATAGGAAGTGGTAATAATGATCACACCATTAAGTTTGAATATGCTACCAACACCAATTTGGACTATGTAAGACAGTTTGGTGTGTCCTTCCCAACGGGCAATACCGAATTTCCACAGCTCGTTGATGAAGGTCTTTACCCAGTCAACGAACTCCACAAAACCGTTACGAAGGACGAGAACTGGCAATTAAACCAGACCTATCCTAACGATCATACCACCGAGGAATACAAGGACAAACAAGGACGGGTTATTTTAAAGCGAACGTTTAATCTGGGCAAATGGCACGATACCTATTATGTTTATGATGATTATGGCAACCTGACCTATGTGCTGCCCCCAAAAATGAGCACCTATAAAAGTATACTACAGCAAAATTGGATAGGACAGAGTTATTATTTTGACGATGTTCCCGGTCTGTATGTATTTGGTACCGCTTATAACGATATCAGTTTTTATTTTTCTTCAAACGGAACTTTTTCAATTGGTATATATGCCGAAGGAAACATGATCCAGTTAAAGGATGGGCTGGTCATGGATCTGGGCTTCATCAGTCCATCGCTTCCAGACATGAACCTGGGAACTATGAATTTTGGGAACGGAAACCCGGCAGGAAGCGCCTATATCCAATCGGGCAATCTTTATTTTACCTCTTCGGGCAATTACGATAGTACGTCCGGTGATTTTTGGTCCAATCTATCGGTTAATTTACTGGACCACCAAAATGGTTTTGTACCATCAATAGACCAAACTCAACTAGATAATTTAGCATATCAATACAGATATGATGTTAGAAACAGAATTATTGAAAAGAAAATACCAGGAAAGGGGAAGGAGTATATTGTATATGATAGGCTAGATAGGCCAATACTGACACAAGATGCCAACCTGAAAGTCCAGAACAAATGGCTGTTTACCAAATATGATGCCTTTGGTCGTGTGGCCTATACCGGAATAAAAAACACAAATAAAACTAGAGAAAATTTACAAACAGAGGCTCAGGATGATATTTATTCTTTGTATGAATTTGTAATGAGTACGTATAACACTCATAATCAGAATTCAGGAATCGATTTTTACTATAGCTCAAATACCTATCCTAATTCATTTGATGAAATATTAACACTCAATTATTATGATTCTTATATTGATTTACCCTCCGGTTTAAGTAACACCATAACCAATACTTTTAATATACCTTCTAATACAAATACCAAAGGTCTCCCAACAGTAAGTAAGGTAAAAGTTCTAGGGACTAGTTATTGGATTACTACCGTTACTTATTACGATGAAAAGTTTAATCCTATGTATGTGTACTCAAAAAATAGTTATCTAGGTACTACAGATATTGTAGAAAGTGAGTTTGATTTTACAGGAAAAGTGATCAGAAGCAAGGCCACCCACAAAAAAACGGGACAGATAGACCTTGTTACCATGGACGCCTTTGTGTATGACCACGCAGGACGTCTTGTGTCACAAAAGCAGAACATCAACAATCAGGGTGAAGAGCTTATTGCCAAGAACCATTATGACGAGCTGGGGCAGCTCGTGAAAAAGGATGTGGGCCATACCGAGCTGCAGCCATTGCAGCAAGTGGACTATACCTATAACATACGGGGCTGGCTAAAAACAATCAACGATCCCACAAACTTAAACCAAAATGGTGACCTGTTCAGTTTTGGGCTCAACTATAACAGGCCCGAAGGCCCATCAACAACGTACAATGCCCCCCTGTACAATGGAAACATTAGCCACGCCTACTGGAAGACCAATAATGTGGATGGTGGGCTAAAACATTACAGCTACAAGTACGATGCCCTTAACAGGTTTACCAATGCCTATTTTGCGGAAAACCATGTTTATAATTCAAAATTTAATGAATATATTTACGGCTATGACCGCAACGGCAACATACATGGTCTGTACCGTAGTATGCAAAACCCAAGCAATCCAAACTCTAGCGTGTCAATGGATAACCTGACCTATACTTATGATAACGGGAACAGACTCATGGAGGTCAAGGACAGCTATGGCCTGACTACAAACGGAAAGGAAGGCTTTAAGGATGGCAGCCTTGTAACAATGCCCGGGCCGGGTGATGATTATGTTTATGATGCCAATGGCAACATGGTGGCAGATAGAAACAAGGGCATAACATCTATTATTTACAATCATTTTAACCTACCTATAATGGTCAGTATTGATTATGATAACGTAACCGCAGGTAGTATTTCCTATGTTTATGATGCCACCGGGGTTAAATTAAGAAAAACGGTAAGTGATAATGGTATTTTAGGACCGCATACCTATTATGCGGGAAACTATGTGTACGAGGGCAGTTCTTTGAAATTCTTTAACCAGCCCGAGGGCTATGTGGAACCAAAAAACCAGAATGACCTATCCCAAGGTTTTGATTACGTGTACCAGTACAAGGACCACTTGGGGAATATTAGATTGAGCTATAGTGATAGTGATAATAGCGGAACCATTACCGGTGAAAATAATTTTATTACTGTATGGGAAGATGGATTTGAGAGTGCTACAGGTTGGGATGGAACAGGTGCCAGTTGGGGACATGCCCTTGATGCCTTTGATACAACTGTTAAACATTCAGGGAATTACTCTGGTAGAATAGACGTTCACGGTGATGGCAGTGGTTATGGATCCCGTTCGGTCCATAGTTTGGATTGGGTGCCGATCAACAATTCTGTAAACACAGAATACCGCATTTCACAATGGTTTTTTATGGAAGATATCCCACAATGGTCAAGAGCTAGAATAGAATTAATGTTAAAAGAAGAAGGAGAAACAGCTTATACAACATCGTATGAATACGATTTTCTTTACGAAAAAGGAAAATGGGTATTTGCCGAAAAAACAATTTTAGTGCCACCAAACATTAAATATCTAAACTTCAGAATTACTTACGACTACAGTAATACAACATCAGGAAGTATATGGTACGATGATTTAAAAATAGAACGGGTAGAGCCAACCAACAACTCTGAAATCGTAGAGGAAAACAACTACTATCCTTTTGGGCTCAAACACGAGGGGTACAACTTTGTGACGAACTCCACCAACATTGCGCTCAAGAGGAAGTTCGGGGGCAAGGAGTACCAGGATGAGTTAGGATTGAATTGGTATGATATCACAGCTCGTAATTATGACCCTGCTTTAGGTAGATGGATGAACCTTGACCCATTGGCTGAAAAAATGAGAAGGCATAGTCCGTATAATTTTGCTTTTAATAATCCTGTATTTTTTATTGATTACGATGGAATGGAACCTAGTGGCTCTATAGACCCAGATGACCCAATCGTATATACAGGAGAAGGAGTAGCTATTGGTGAGAATATAGTTAATCAATTAGATGAAGTTTGTATAGGTTGTGGCACAACAGCTAGCGGAGTTGCAGACCATGCTTACATGAAATCAACAGAGGGTGGAGAAAGATTTCATGGCTTGATAGCCGAAGGGACAGTTCAAGGTGAATATGGTAAAATAAATGGACATATTTCTGCATTTAATGGTGGCTACAATTCTACTGACGGTCATATTGATGCAAGTATCCATGGAATAACGGCTAATGGCTCGATGAGGTTTGGAACGAAAGATAATAATATAACCATAGAAGGAGATGGTTCTTTTTTGAAAGCGGAAGTAGTAGGTGATGCAAAAATACATACTAATGAAAATGGAAAATTAACTGGTGGTGAATTGGGAGGTGAATTAGGAGCTTATGGTGCTGTAGGAGAAGTTACTCCGTCTGTAACAATATTTGGATACAATATTGGTTTTACAGTTGGAGGTTCTGCTGGTAGTGCTCACGTTGGAGGAAGAGCTGCCTTAGTCACTGGAGATGATTTTGAAATCACTTTAATGGGGCATGCTGGCTTTGGTGCTGGTTTAAAAGGAGGATTTACTATTACCAAAACGAATCAAGAGATAAGTAAAAAAAAGAAAAAATAA
- a CDS encoding DNA-binding response regulator: MSLPASLDRKLFSGDDLGLKLRSLFPKVKIIVTTHLNNNYWLINILKMVKPDGLILKNELTFQSLTNGVLNVLNGIPFYSSPVLKLIRQHISNDFDLDDIDRKMLYHLSLGTKTKELPEVVDLSLSGIESRKRRLNQIFNNEKKTNKALLKLAKENGFL; encoded by the coding sequence ATGAGCCTACCGGCATCCCTGGACAGAAAGCTTTTTTCCGGTGATGACCTGGGACTGAAACTAAGGTCGTTGTTCCCTAAGGTGAAGATCATTGTGACCACACATTTGAACAACAATTACTGGCTTATCAATATTTTAAAGATGGTAAAGCCTGATGGTTTGATCCTTAAGAACGAGCTAACCTTCCAGAGTTTGACCAATGGTGTCCTAAACGTGCTCAACGGGATCCCATTTTATAGCAGCCCCGTTTTAAAATTGATTAGGCAACATATATCCAACGATTTTGATCTGGACGATATCGATAGAAAAATGCTGTACCATTTATCGCTGGGAACCAAGACCAAGGAACTGCCCGAGGTGGTGGACTTATCACTGTCCGGGATAGAAAGCCGAAAACGGCGCCTAAACCAAATATTCAATAATGAGAAAAAAACGAACAAAGCACTTTTAAAACTGGCCAAGGAAAACGGCTTTCTTTAG
- the meaB gene encoding methylmalonyl Co-A mutase-associated GTPase MeaB, translating to MTNYKPKNRLTAQAYINGVLSGDRVILSRAITIIESNLESDKALAKTIIQAILPASGNSIRIGITGVPGVGKSTFIEAFGKHLIAQDHKVAVLSIDPSSQRSKGSILGDKTRMEALSTLERAYIRPSASGETLGGVANKTAESMLLCEAAGYDVILIETVGVGQSETAVHGMTDFFLLLMLAGAGDELQGIKRGIMEMADMLVINKADGDNIEKSDMACQQYQNALHIFPPSESGWETVVTTASSTKNTGIDTVWNTILNYRELVTANGYFIKNRHRQNIRWMYDTINNELKQLFYGSEDITNQLSILEKDVMSSKISPLKAAEHVIEMFKKRL from the coding sequence ATGACAAACTATAAACCAAAAAACAGACTAACCGCGCAAGCCTATATTAATGGTGTTTTAAGTGGCGATCGTGTTATTCTGTCTAGAGCCATTACCATTATAGAAAGTAATCTAGAAAGCGACAAAGCACTTGCCAAAACCATTATTCAAGCTATTTTACCTGCTTCAGGAAATTCTATACGCATTGGCATTACGGGGGTTCCAGGTGTGGGTAAAAGTACATTTATTGAGGCTTTTGGCAAACACCTCATAGCGCAAGACCACAAAGTAGCCGTTTTATCGATAGACCCCAGTAGCCAACGTTCAAAAGGCAGCATTTTGGGTGACAAAACCCGTATGGAAGCGTTGAGTACTTTAGAGCGTGCTTACATTCGACCGTCTGCTTCGGGCGAAACCCTTGGTGGTGTTGCCAATAAAACTGCCGAAAGCATGTTGCTTTGTGAAGCGGCTGGTTACGATGTTATTTTAATTGAAACGGTTGGCGTGGGTCAATCTGAAACCGCTGTACATGGCATGACCGATTTTTTCCTGCTGTTAATGCTTGCCGGTGCTGGCGACGAACTTCAAGGTATTAAACGAGGCATTATGGAAATGGCCGATATGCTGGTTATTAATAAAGCGGATGGTGACAATATTGAAAAAAGCGACATGGCTTGCCAACAATACCAAAATGCATTGCATATTTTTCCACCATCGGAATCTGGCTGGGAAACGGTGGTTACAACGGCATCGTCTACAAAGAACACAGGTATTGATACCGTTTGGAATACCATTCTAAACTACCGGGAATTGGTTACCGCAAATGGTTATTTTATTAAAAACAGGCATCGCCAAAACATTCGTTGGATGTATGACACCATTAACAACGAATTAAAACAGCTCTTTTACGGTTCGGAAGACATTACAAATCAGCTTTCCATTTTAGAAAAAGATGTTATGTCCTCTAAAATATCTCCATTAAAAGCAGCTGAACATGTAATTGAAATGTTTAAAAAGCGACTCTAA